Sequence from the Candidatus Zixiibacteriota bacterium genome:
TGGATTTCGCTGCAGGGGCCGTTGGGACCGGTTTCACCCATCGACCAGTAGTTGTCTTCCTTTCCGAAACGAAGAATCCGCCCGTTTTTCAATTCCGGTGCAATCTTTTCCCAGAGCGCATAAGCCTCATCATCATTATCGTAGACAGTAGCATAGAGCTTGTCGGGCGGAAGCTGCAGAATCCTGGTCACCCACTCCCAGCCGAAAGTTATCGCCTCTTCCTTAAAGTAGTCGCCGAACGAGAAATTCCCGAGCATTTCAAAGAAAGTCTGATGCCGCCCGGTCCGGCCGACATTTTCCAGGTCATTATGCTTCCCCCCGGCCCGCATGCATTTCTGGACAGTTACTGCCCGTTTCTGCTCGGCCTTCTTCTTGCCGGTGAAAATATCCTTGAACTGATTCATCCCGGCATTGGCAAAGAGAATCGTGGGATCATCGAACGGGATTACCGACGATGATTGTATTTCTTTGTGTCCCTTACTTTTAAAGTAATCGACAAACGATTTTCTGATATCTGCGGATTTAATCTTCGTTCTCCTTTTTCAGCAATTTTTCAAAAGCCGCTTTAGCCGCCCGGTAACCAATCGACCGGCGGGAAAGGTAATTATACGCTTTCGTCCGGGCGGTTTCAAGCTCAAATTTGGCCAGATAGCTCCAGCGGCTCCGGAGTAGGCGAACCGCAATTTCGGATTCATCGAGACCGGCGAGAGCCTCCTCGACAGCGGTTTCGGCCTCTTTGCGCGCCACCCGTTTGGATTCGAGGTATGCAATGAGAAATCGGCGCCCGGCCGGCTTGCGGCGAAGCAGCGATTCGACCGTCTGACGGGCAAACTGAGCATCATCGACAAGGCCGCGCTTGTGGAACTGGGTCAGAGTTGCTTTTATGACCTTCTCCTCAAATTGCTTCTCCATCATTTTGTTTTTCAGCAACCCATAAGAATAGGCCCGCCGCGAGAGAAGATAGGTCACGTAGTTTTCGGCCCGGAGGAGTTCGGACTCATGCCTGATTTCATCGAGGCTGGAACTGGGGATTTCTATCCCCTCGCGAATTGAATACTTGCCGACAATATCCGGCTCGAGGGCAATTTCCGGCAGGCCGGGAATGACCAATATGGCCAGCCGTCCCTTTTTACGGATATGCTCAACTTTCACCACCTGGGGCATAGGCTTAAGTTAAGAAAAT
This genomic interval carries:
- a CDS encoding RecX family transcriptional regulator; amino-acid sequence: MVKVEHIRKKGRLAILVIPGLPEIALEPDIVGKYSIREGIEIPSSSLDEIRHESELLRAENYVTYLLSRRAYSYGLLKNKMMEKQFEEKVIKATLTQFHKRGLVDDAQFARQTVESLLRRKPAGRRFLIAYLESKRVARKEAETAVEEALAGLDESEIAVRLLRSRWSYLAKFELETARTKAYNYLSRRSIGYRAAKAAFEKLLKKENED